From Tiliqua scincoides isolate rTilSci1 chromosome 2, rTilSci1.hap2, whole genome shotgun sequence, the proteins below share one genomic window:
- the LOC136640313 gene encoding zinc finger protein 665-like isoform X2, protein MLENLENVAFLRRCSQDNENQMKPHGVSLETALRDVEEVTLRDQDGSRRPEGRPAPVRRTEALILQVSVFREIPRQQEHPKGKRREKGETISSESCINEHSEICTGKKRLKCSEWRRSFSTSSHLGTHEKFQTSEKAAHEDRSQKQKGSQTEKEREKSDAHQCVNVSVFVDDPDKETRKRKEKAPQSAKTFNSKSKHEKPHKCLECGMSFSRSSGLTVHQRTHTYEEKPYECLECGKSFTDKRNLSAHQRIHTGEQPYKCLECGKSFTQRTRLSVHQRTHTGEKPYKCLECGKSFIMRAKLTVHQRIHTGEKPYECLECGKSFTQRTSLSVHQRIHTGEQPYICLECGKSFRQRSDLTVHQRIHTGEKPYECLECGKSFTQRTSLSVHQRIHTGEQPYICLECGKSFRQRSDLTVHQRIHTGEKPYKCLECGKSFTQWTSLAVHQRIHTGEKPYECLECGKSFIDRRNLTVHQRIHTGEQPYQCFECGKNFSERQSLTVHQRIHTGEQPYKCLECGRSFTQRTSLAVHERTHTGEKPYKCLECGKSFILRAKLTVHQRIHTGEKPYECLECGKSFSTRAYLTVHQRIHTGEQPYKCLECGKSFTQRTNLSVHQRNHTGEQPYKCLECGKSFTRRGNLAVHQRIHTGEKPYECSECGMSFRQRSVLSVHQNIHTEEKPYKCLECGKSFRQRSVLSIHRRTHTGEKPY, encoded by the exons ATGCTGGAGAATCTGGAGAATGTGGCTTTTCTGA GAAGGTGCAGCCAAGACAATGAGAATCAGATGAAGCCACATGGGGTGTCACTGGAAACGGCCTTGCGTGATGTAGAGGAAGTGACTCTTAGAGACCAGGATGGATCAAGGAGGCCGGAGGGAAGACCAGCACCTGTCAGGAGGACTGAAGCGCTCATTCTTCAGGTTTCTGTTTTCCGTGAAATCCCAAGACAACAAGAACAtccaaaggggaagagaagggaaaagggggaaacAATCAGTTCTGAATCCTGCATTAATGAACACAGTGAAATCTGCACAGGGAAGAAAAGGTTGAAGTGCTCTGAGTGGAGAAGGAGCTTTAGTACAAGCTCACACCTCGGAACCCATGAAAAATTCCAGACAAGTGAGAAAGCTGCGCATGAAGACAGATCACAGAAGCAGAAGGGAAgccagacagagaaagagagagaaaaatctgatGCTCATCAGTGTGTGAATGTGAGTGTCTTTGTAGATGATCCAGATAAAGAAActagaaagaggaaggaaaaagccCCTCAAAGTGCTAAAACCTTTAATAGTAAATCAAAACATGAGAAAccacataaatgcttggagtgtggaatgagcttcagtcggagctcaGGCCTgacagtgcatcaaagaacccacacatatgaggagaaaccatatgaatgtttggagtgtggaaagagcttcactgatAAGCGAAACCTCAGTgcgcatcaaagaatccacactggtgagcaaccatataaatgcttggagtgcggaaagagcttcactcagaggaCAAGACtctctgtgcatcaaagaacccacactggggagaaaccttataaatgcttggagtgtggaaagagcttcattatGAGAGCAAagctcactgtgcatcaaagaatccacactggggagaaaccatatgaatgcttggagtgtggaaagagcttcactcagaggaCAAGCCtctctgtgcatcaaagaatccacactggtgaACAACCATATATATgtctggagtgtggaaaaagcttcaggcagagatcagacttgactgtgcatcaaagaatccacactggggagaaaccatatgaatgcttggagtgtggaaagagcttcactcagaggaCAAGCCtctctgtgcatcaaagaatccacactggtgaACAACCATATATATgtctggagtgtggaaaaagcttcaggcagagatcagacttgactgtgcatcaaagaatccacactggggagaaaccatacaaatgcttggagtgtggaaagagcttcactcagtgGACAAGCCTCGCTGtgcatcaaaggatccacactggggagaaaccatatgaatgtttggagtgtggaaagagcttcattgatAGGCgaaacctcactgtgcatcaaagaatccacactggtgagcaaccatatcaatgcttcgagtgtggaaagaacttcagtgagAGGCAaagcctcactgtgcatcaaagaatccacactggtgagcaaccatataaatgcttggagtgcggaaggagcttcactcagaggACAAGCCTCGCAgtgcatgaaagaacccacactggggagaaaccttataaatgcttggagtgtggaaagagtttcattttGAGAGCAAAGCTcactgtacatcaaagaatccacactggggagaaaccatatgaatgtttggagtgtggaaagagcttcagtacgagagcatacctcactgtgcatcaaagaatccacactggtgagcaaccatataaatgcttggagtgtggaaagagcttcactcagaggaCAAACCTCTctgtgcatcaaagaaaccaCACTGGTGagcaaccatataaatgcttggagtgtggaaagagctttactAGGAGAGGAAAcctcgctgtgcatcaaagaatccacactggggagaaaccatatgaatgttcggagtgtggaatgagcttcaggcagagatcagTCCTGTCTGTGCATCAAAATATCCACACtgaggagaaaccatataaatgcttggagtgtggaaagagcttcaggcagagatcagTCCTGAGTATTCATCGAAGAAcgcacactggggagaaaccatattaA